The following coding sequences are from one Zalophus californianus isolate mZalCal1 chromosome 5, mZalCal1.pri.v2, whole genome shotgun sequence window:
- the ZNF354C gene encoding zinc finger protein 354C isoform X1 — translation MMQTYLVSSLHSLARKTDKERMAVDLLPTKVTESVTFRDVAVFFSQDEWLHLDSAQRTLYREVMLENYGTLVSLGIPFSRPKVICQLQEGEDPCVVDRELPWDACLGLKTRPEMEALPPRQGISREETSQGIIKKRSVKCGLWDTNFGQTLGFESGTEQEQQKKPLRQMVASHRKTVSGDVKQTSLELGKGLLINTILVTQQSVPIERIPNVYYTFGKEFRQNFDLMRCFQIYPGEKPHICHECGKSFAQSLHLIEHQRIHTGKKPYRCDECGKTFSHRSSLLAHQRIHTGEKPYKCNECEKAFSSSSTLIKHLRVHTGEKPYHCKECGKAFSQCSTLTVHQRIHTGEKLYKCAECEKAFNCRAKLHRHQRIHTGEKPYKCSECGKRYSQFASLAEHQRFHTGEQLCKCLECGRTFTRISTFLEHQRIHTGQKPYQCNECGKTFNQYSSFNEHRKIHTGEKLYTCGECGKAFGCKSNLYRHQRIHTGEKPYQCNQCGKAFSQYSFLTEHERIHTGEKLYKCMECGKAYSYRSNLCRHKKVHMKEKLYKWKEYGKPFIYSSSLTQYQRFLRADKPGEV, via the exons ATGATGCAG ACCTACCTTGTCAGCAGTCTGCACTCCCTTGCTAGGAAAACCGACAAGGAAAGAATGGCCGTGGATTTGCTGCCCACGAAGGTGACA GAGTCTGTGACATTCAGGGACGTGGCCGTGTTCTTCAGCCAGGACGAGTGGCTGCACCTGGATTCCGCGCAGAGAACCCTGTACCGGGAGGTGATGCTGGAGAACTACGGCACCCTCGTCTCGCTGG GGATTCCGTTCTCAAGGCCGAAGGTGATCTGCCAGTTGCAGGAAGGAGAAGATCCCTGTGTGGTGGACAGGGAACTCCCTTGGGATGCCTGTCTAG GTCTCAAGACTCGGCCTGAAATGGAAGCCTTGCCTCCCAGGCAGGGCATTTCTAGAGAAGAAACATCTCagggaataataaagaaaaggtCCGTTAAGTGTGGTCTCTGGGACACCAATTTTGGACAAACTTTGGGATTTGAGAGCGGGACAGAACAGGAGCAACAAAAGAAACCTCTTAGgcaaatggtggcctcccacagAAAAACCGTGAGTGGAGATGTAAAGCAGACAAGTCTTGAATTGGGGAAAGGCTTACTTATAAATACAATTCTTGTTACACAGCAGAGTGTTCCTATAGAAAGGATACCCAATGTATATTACACCTTTGGGAAAGAGTTTAGACAGAATTTTGACCTAATGAGATGCTTCCAGATTTATCCAGGAGAAAAACCTCATATTTGTCACGAATGTGGGAAAAGCTTTGCCCAGAGTCTCCATCTGATTGAAcaccagagaattcatactggcaAGAAACCCTACAGGTGTGATGAGTGTGGGAAAACCTTTAGCCACAGATCATCCCTTCTTGCCCATCAGAGAATCCATAcgggagagaaaccttacaaatgtaatgaatgtgaGAAAGCGTTCAGCAGCAGTTCGACCCTGATCAAGCATCTGAGGGTGCACACCGGAGAGAAACCCTATCACtgcaaggaatgtgggaaagccttcagccaGTGTTCAACCCTCACCgtacatcagagaattcataccgGTGAGAAACTCTATAAATGTGCTGAATGTGAGAAGGCCTTCAATTGTAGAGCAAAACTTCATAGACACCAAAGAATCCACACAGgggagaaaccctataaatgCAGTGAGTGTGGGAAACGTTACAGCCAGTTTGCATCCCTGGCTGAACACCAGAGGTTTCATACTGGGGAGCAGCTGTGTAAGTGCTTGGAATGCGGGAGAACCTTCACACGCATCTCAACCTTTCTCGAACACCAGCGAATTCATACCGGCCAGAAACCCTATCAATGTAACGAGTGTGGGAAAACCTTCAACCAGTATTCCTCCTTCAATGAACATCGTAAAATTCACACCGGGGAAAAGCTCTATACCTGTggagaatgtgggaaagcctttggTTGCAAATCCAACCTGTACAGGcaccagagaattcacactggagagaagccctacCAGTGCAATcagtgtgggaaggccttcagcCAATATTCTTTCCTCACCGAACATGAGAGAATCCATACCGGAGAGAAACTCTACAAGTGTATGGAGTGTGGGAAGGCCTACAGTTACAGATCCAACCTGTGCAGACACAAGAAAGTTCACATGAAGGAAAAACTCTATAAATGGAAGGAGTATGGGAAGCCTTTTATCTACAGCTCCTCCCTTACTCAGTATCAGAGATTTCTTAGAGCAGATAAGCCCGGTGAAGTTTAA
- the ZNF354C gene encoding zinc finger protein 354C isoform X3: MLENYGTLVSLGIPFSRPKVICQLQEGEDPCVVDRELPWDACLGLKTRPEMEALPPRQGISREETSQGIIKKRSVKCGLWDTNFGQTLGFESGTEQEQQKKPLRQMVASHRKTVSGDVKQTSLELGKGLLINTILVTQQSVPIERIPNVYYTFGKEFRQNFDLMRCFQIYPGEKPHICHECGKSFAQSLHLIEHQRIHTGKKPYRCDECGKTFSHRSSLLAHQRIHTGEKPYKCNECEKAFSSSSTLIKHLRVHTGEKPYHCKECGKAFSQCSTLTVHQRIHTGEKLYKCAECEKAFNCRAKLHRHQRIHTGEKPYKCSECGKRYSQFASLAEHQRFHTGEQLCKCLECGRTFTRISTFLEHQRIHTGQKPYQCNECGKTFNQYSSFNEHRKIHTGEKLYTCGECGKAFGCKSNLYRHQRIHTGEKPYQCNQCGKAFSQYSFLTEHERIHTGEKLYKCMECGKAYSYRSNLCRHKKVHMKEKLYKWKEYGKPFIYSSSLTQYQRFLRADKPGEV; encoded by the exons ATGCTGGAGAACTACGGCACCCTCGTCTCGCTGG GGATTCCGTTCTCAAGGCCGAAGGTGATCTGCCAGTTGCAGGAAGGAGAAGATCCCTGTGTGGTGGACAGGGAACTCCCTTGGGATGCCTGTCTAG GTCTCAAGACTCGGCCTGAAATGGAAGCCTTGCCTCCCAGGCAGGGCATTTCTAGAGAAGAAACATCTCagggaataataaagaaaaggtCCGTTAAGTGTGGTCTCTGGGACACCAATTTTGGACAAACTTTGGGATTTGAGAGCGGGACAGAACAGGAGCAACAAAAGAAACCTCTTAGgcaaatggtggcctcccacagAAAAACCGTGAGTGGAGATGTAAAGCAGACAAGTCTTGAATTGGGGAAAGGCTTACTTATAAATACAATTCTTGTTACACAGCAGAGTGTTCCTATAGAAAGGATACCCAATGTATATTACACCTTTGGGAAAGAGTTTAGACAGAATTTTGACCTAATGAGATGCTTCCAGATTTATCCAGGAGAAAAACCTCATATTTGTCACGAATGTGGGAAAAGCTTTGCCCAGAGTCTCCATCTGATTGAAcaccagagaattcatactggcaAGAAACCCTACAGGTGTGATGAGTGTGGGAAAACCTTTAGCCACAGATCATCCCTTCTTGCCCATCAGAGAATCCATAcgggagagaaaccttacaaatgtaatgaatgtgaGAAAGCGTTCAGCAGCAGTTCGACCCTGATCAAGCATCTGAGGGTGCACACCGGAGAGAAACCCTATCACtgcaaggaatgtgggaaagccttcagccaGTGTTCAACCCTCACCgtacatcagagaattcataccgGTGAGAAACTCTATAAATGTGCTGAATGTGAGAAGGCCTTCAATTGTAGAGCAAAACTTCATAGACACCAAAGAATCCACACAGgggagaaaccctataaatgCAGTGAGTGTGGGAAACGTTACAGCCAGTTTGCATCCCTGGCTGAACACCAGAGGTTTCATACTGGGGAGCAGCTGTGTAAGTGCTTGGAATGCGGGAGAACCTTCACACGCATCTCAACCTTTCTCGAACACCAGCGAATTCATACCGGCCAGAAACCCTATCAATGTAACGAGTGTGGGAAAACCTTCAACCAGTATTCCTCCTTCAATGAACATCGTAAAATTCACACCGGGGAAAAGCTCTATACCTGTggagaatgtgggaaagcctttggTTGCAAATCCAACCTGTACAGGcaccagagaattcacactggagagaagccctacCAGTGCAATcagtgtgggaaggccttcagcCAATATTCTTTCCTCACCGAACATGAGAGAATCCATACCGGAGAGAAACTCTACAAGTGTATGGAGTGTGGGAAGGCCTACAGTTACAGATCCAACCTGTGCAGACACAAGAAAGTTCACATGAAGGAAAAACTCTATAAATGGAAGGAGTATGGGAAGCCTTTTATCTACAGCTCCTCCCTTACTCAGTATCAGAGATTTCTTAGAGCAGATAAGCCCGGTGAAGTTTAA
- the ZNF354C gene encoding zinc finger protein 354C isoform X2, giving the protein MAVDLLPTKVTESVTFRDVAVFFSQDEWLHLDSAQRTLYREVMLENYGTLVSLGIPFSRPKVICQLQEGEDPCVVDRELPWDACLGLKTRPEMEALPPRQGISREETSQGIIKKRSVKCGLWDTNFGQTLGFESGTEQEQQKKPLRQMVASHRKTVSGDVKQTSLELGKGLLINTILVTQQSVPIERIPNVYYTFGKEFRQNFDLMRCFQIYPGEKPHICHECGKSFAQSLHLIEHQRIHTGKKPYRCDECGKTFSHRSSLLAHQRIHTGEKPYKCNECEKAFSSSSTLIKHLRVHTGEKPYHCKECGKAFSQCSTLTVHQRIHTGEKLYKCAECEKAFNCRAKLHRHQRIHTGEKPYKCSECGKRYSQFASLAEHQRFHTGEQLCKCLECGRTFTRISTFLEHQRIHTGQKPYQCNECGKTFNQYSSFNEHRKIHTGEKLYTCGECGKAFGCKSNLYRHQRIHTGEKPYQCNQCGKAFSQYSFLTEHERIHTGEKLYKCMECGKAYSYRSNLCRHKKVHMKEKLYKWKEYGKPFIYSSSLTQYQRFLRADKPGEV; this is encoded by the exons ATGGCCGTGGATTTGCTGCCCACGAAGGTGACA GAGTCTGTGACATTCAGGGACGTGGCCGTGTTCTTCAGCCAGGACGAGTGGCTGCACCTGGATTCCGCGCAGAGAACCCTGTACCGGGAGGTGATGCTGGAGAACTACGGCACCCTCGTCTCGCTGG GGATTCCGTTCTCAAGGCCGAAGGTGATCTGCCAGTTGCAGGAAGGAGAAGATCCCTGTGTGGTGGACAGGGAACTCCCTTGGGATGCCTGTCTAG GTCTCAAGACTCGGCCTGAAATGGAAGCCTTGCCTCCCAGGCAGGGCATTTCTAGAGAAGAAACATCTCagggaataataaagaaaaggtCCGTTAAGTGTGGTCTCTGGGACACCAATTTTGGACAAACTTTGGGATTTGAGAGCGGGACAGAACAGGAGCAACAAAAGAAACCTCTTAGgcaaatggtggcctcccacagAAAAACCGTGAGTGGAGATGTAAAGCAGACAAGTCTTGAATTGGGGAAAGGCTTACTTATAAATACAATTCTTGTTACACAGCAGAGTGTTCCTATAGAAAGGATACCCAATGTATATTACACCTTTGGGAAAGAGTTTAGACAGAATTTTGACCTAATGAGATGCTTCCAGATTTATCCAGGAGAAAAACCTCATATTTGTCACGAATGTGGGAAAAGCTTTGCCCAGAGTCTCCATCTGATTGAAcaccagagaattcatactggcaAGAAACCCTACAGGTGTGATGAGTGTGGGAAAACCTTTAGCCACAGATCATCCCTTCTTGCCCATCAGAGAATCCATAcgggagagaaaccttacaaatgtaatgaatgtgaGAAAGCGTTCAGCAGCAGTTCGACCCTGATCAAGCATCTGAGGGTGCACACCGGAGAGAAACCCTATCACtgcaaggaatgtgggaaagccttcagccaGTGTTCAACCCTCACCgtacatcagagaattcataccgGTGAGAAACTCTATAAATGTGCTGAATGTGAGAAGGCCTTCAATTGTAGAGCAAAACTTCATAGACACCAAAGAATCCACACAGgggagaaaccctataaatgCAGTGAGTGTGGGAAACGTTACAGCCAGTTTGCATCCCTGGCTGAACACCAGAGGTTTCATACTGGGGAGCAGCTGTGTAAGTGCTTGGAATGCGGGAGAACCTTCACACGCATCTCAACCTTTCTCGAACACCAGCGAATTCATACCGGCCAGAAACCCTATCAATGTAACGAGTGTGGGAAAACCTTCAACCAGTATTCCTCCTTCAATGAACATCGTAAAATTCACACCGGGGAAAAGCTCTATACCTGTggagaatgtgggaaagcctttggTTGCAAATCCAACCTGTACAGGcaccagagaattcacactggagagaagccctacCAGTGCAATcagtgtgggaaggccttcagcCAATATTCTTTCCTCACCGAACATGAGAGAATCCATACCGGAGAGAAACTCTACAAGTGTATGGAGTGTGGGAAGGCCTACAGTTACAGATCCAACCTGTGCAGACACAAGAAAGTTCACATGAAGGAAAAACTCTATAAATGGAAGGAGTATGGGAAGCCTTTTATCTACAGCTCCTCCCTTACTCAGTATCAGAGATTTCTTAGAGCAGATAAGCCCGGTGAAGTTTAA